One Candidatus Nitrosocosmicus arcticus DNA window includes the following coding sequences:
- a CDS encoding TfuA-like protein: protein MVRSKPVIFLGPSISREKARKILDADYRLPAKKGDILQLILKEVDIVGLIDGYFLQDYPPTPIEVYNLVRKRNVKVFGSSSLGALRAVELGKYGMIGIGKIYRLFRDGILESDDEVAVTFTDYTNYKSEALIDIRYNLFLAQKYKIIDNMTRRSILRISKQTYFPYRTYEDILDKCKSKYPEIHSQLESFREYILNNKKSLKERDAVRLLKHIKNIYEP from the coding sequence ATGGTTAGGTCCAAACCTGTAATATTTTTAGGACCCTCTATATCAAGGGAAAAAGCAAGAAAAATTTTAGACGCAGATTACAGACTACCAGCTAAAAAAGGAGACATTCTGCAGTTGATACTAAAAGAAGTAGATATCGTTGGATTGATTGACGGATATTTTCTTCAGGATTATCCACCCACACCAATTGAAGTGTATAATTTAGTCAGAAAAAGAAATGTAAAGGTTTTTGGGTCATCAAGTTTGGGCGCACTTCGTGCTGTTGAACTTGGCAAGTATGGAATGATAGGAATAGGAAAAATTTATAGACTATTTAGGGATGGAATCTTGGAGTCTGATGATGAAGTTGCTGTGACGTTTACGGATTATACAAATTACAAGTCAGAAGCATTGATTGATATTAGATACAATTTGTTTTTAGCCCAAAAATACAAGATCATAGACAATATGACTAGAAGATCGATCCTTAGAATATCAAAACAGACTTATTTTCCTTATAGGACATACGAAGATATTTTGGACAAATGTAAATCAAAGTATCCTGAAATCCATTCTCAGCTTGAAAGTTTTAGAGAGTATATTCTGAACAATAAAAAGAGTTTGAAGGAAAGAGATGCTGTACGATTATTAAAACACATCAAAAATATCTACGAACCTTGA
- a CDS encoding YcaO-like family protein, producing MKTTSQLLLKSRKKWSMMGTSRIQPVELTLEKVKSLIHEIGITRIADITNMDRLKIPNFSAVLPGTEDYIWVYSGKGPTKNHARASVIMESIERFSSLPANYDGKILRGTFKELSQSYTVLEYDEVVEPVSFHLNEEMIMDYCIGYDLINNMEVLVPAPLTIFRYTPTPPSINPYSFFHTNGLASGNVLEEAICHALCEVVERDAVSLAEFTSSAFQYHVLKTIESSLVKRGFQLKSFDSKSFMDDNSIYPEIDLNSIEHVPIKNIVNRFRRSQIPLTVKDITSDLGIPTFIASSAEWVNHEYGYLVEGHGTHPDARIALMRAITEVSQSRAANIQGSRDDLRKMKYDPENSDENRSWQFIKSKEKKPFSDVHTFSYDDILDDIKLILSNVKARGLKKAIVVNLTNSKLNIPVIRVIVPGLETFKINKAVIGRRAKESVKKWLGPNL from the coding sequence TTGAAAACTACGTCTCAATTATTATTGAAATCTAGAAAAAAATGGAGTATGATGGGTACATCTAGAATCCAGCCTGTAGAACTAACTTTGGAAAAAGTAAAATCCTTGATTCATGAAATTGGGATTACAAGAATTGCAGATATTACAAATATGGATAGGCTTAAAATACCTAATTTTTCAGCCGTTTTGCCAGGAACAGAGGATTACATCTGGGTATATAGTGGGAAGGGTCCAACGAAAAACCATGCAAGGGCTAGTGTTATTATGGAAAGCATTGAAAGGTTTTCATCACTACCTGCAAATTATGACGGAAAAATTCTAAGGGGAACTTTTAAAGAATTATCTCAAAGTTATACTGTTCTAGAATATGATGAAGTAGTTGAACCAGTTTCATTCCACTTAAATGAAGAAATGATAATGGACTATTGTATTGGTTATGATTTAATAAATAACATGGAAGTATTAGTGCCTGCTCCATTAACAATTTTCAGGTATACTCCTACGCCTCCATCAATAAATCCTTACTCCTTTTTCCATACAAATGGATTGGCTTCTGGGAATGTACTTGAAGAAGCAATTTGTCACGCCCTATGCGAGGTTGTAGAAAGAGATGCAGTGAGTTTGGCGGAATTCACTTCTAGTGCATTTCAGTATCATGTATTGAAAACCATTGAAAGTTCGCTTGTAAAAAGGGGTTTTCAATTAAAGTCATTTGACTCAAAGAGTTTTATGGATGATAATTCTATTTATCCCGAAATTGATCTGAACAGTATCGAACACGTTCCTATCAAGAATATCGTAAATAGATTTAGACGTTCTCAAATACCATTGACAGTAAAGGATATTACTTCCGACCTTGGAATTCCAACTTTTATAGCTAGTAGTGCCGAATGGGTTAATCATGAATATGGATATCTGGTAGAAGGTCATGGAACTCATCCAGATGCACGAATTGCATTGATGAGGGCTATAACAGAAGTATCCCAATCAAGAGCAGCTAATATTCAAGGATCTAGGGATGATCTAAGAAAAATGAAGTATGATCCTGAAAATAGTGATGAAAACAGATCATGGCAATTCATAAAGTCAAAAGAAAAGAAACCTTTTTCAGATGTCCACACATTTTCCTATGATGATATATTAGATGACATTAAACTTATTCTGAGTAATGTAAAAGCAAGAGGTCTAAAAAAAGCAATAGTAGTAAACTTGACTAATTCAAAGTTAAATATACCAGTTATTAGGGTCATTGTTCCTGGATTGGAAACATTCAAAATAAATAAAGCAGTTATCGGTCGAAGAGCCAAGGAAAGTGTTAAAAAATGGTTAGGTCCAAACCTGTAA